One Serratia liquefaciens genomic window, CTCGTCCAGCATATCCTCCAGCGGTTTACCCACCTCTTTAGCGTTGTCATGATTGAAAATTATCGCACTGGCATTATTTGGCGCTTGTATATGCAAATGAGGCGGTGAAGGGAGGCGTTGCTGCGATTGGCTTGACTGCACGAAGCCGAACCTCAGCAGAGTAACAATACTGGCTGTTGCCAGGTGATGAATGAGCGGGCTCAGCATGCTGAACCCGCTCTCTTTTTGACTTTAATGCGAACTGCCCTGGGAAATCCCCAGCCCAGTTTGTGAACGTACAAATTGAGAACGGAAGCGCTCGCGCTCTTGTTGCCCTGCCAAAGAGCTGTCGGTAACCGAGAACAGCCAGGTGCCGACGAAGGCGACAATCATCGAGAACAGCGCCGGATATTCATACGGATAGATGGGTTTCTCGTGCCCCAAAATCTGTACCCAAATCGTCGGGCCGAGGATCATCAGGATCACCGCAGTCAGCAGGCCCAACCAGCCGCCGATCATGGCACCACGGGTCGTCAGACGCGACCAGTACATCGAAAGAATAATGATCGGGAAGTTACAGCTGGCGGCGATAGAGAAAGCCAGCCCGACCATAAAGGCAATATTCTGTTTCTCAAACAAAATCCCCAGAGCTATCGCCACGATACCCAGGATCACCACGGTAATCTTGGAGACGCGCAGTTCATCACGCTCCGTCGCTTTGCCGTTTTTAATCACGCTGGCGTACAAATCGTGAGATACCGCTGAAGCACCCGCCAACGTCAGGCCTGCCACTACGGCCAAAATGGTGGCAAAGGCGACGGCAGAGATAAAGCCGAGGAAGAAGTTGCCGCCCACGGCGTTGGCTAAATGCACCGCAGCCATATTGGTACCGCCCAGCAACGCCCCGGTGGCATCTTTGAACGCCGGGTTAGGGCTGACCAACAAGATGGCGCCGAAGCCGATAATAAAGGTCAGGATATAGAAGTAACCGATAAAACCGGTGGCGTAGAACACGCTTTTGCGGGCCTCTTTAGCGTCGCTAACGGTAAAGAAACGCATCAGAATATGTGGCAGACCGGCGGTACCGAACATCAGCGCCAGCCCCAGGGAGAGCGCAGAAATAGGGTCGGAGACCAGACCGCCCGGGCTCATGATGGCCAGGCCTTTTGGATGCACCTTCACGGCTTCGGCAAACAGCGTGTTGAAGTCGAAATTGACCGATTCCATCACCATCAACGCCATAAAGCTGGCGCCGGCCAGTAACAGCACCGCTTTGATAATCTGCACCCAAGTGGTGGCCAGCATCCCGCCGAACAAGACGTACAGCACCATCAGAATGCCGACCAGAATGACCGCCACGTGGTAATTGAGGCCGAACAGCAGCTGAATCAACTTGCCGGCACCGACCATTTGGGCAATCAGGTACAGCGCGACCACCACCAGAGAGCCACAGGCGGAGAGCGTGCGGATTGGCTTTTGTTTCAACCGGTAGGAAGCCACGTCGGCAAAGGTGTAACGGCCCAGGTTACGCAGGCGTTCCGCGATCAGGAACAAAATGATCGGCCAACCGATCAGGAAACCGATGGAGTAAATCAGCCCGTCATAGCCCGAGGTATATACCAGTGCGGAAATGCCCAGGAAAGAGGCCGCTGACATAAAGTCGCCGGCAATCGCCAGACCGTTTTGCAG contains:
- the actP gene encoding cation/acetate symporter ActP, with the protein product MKRLLSAAALLMLPGLVFADAIGGEVKRQPLNIQAIVMFILFVGATLYITYWASKRTRSRQDYYTAGGKITGLQNGLAIAGDFMSAASFLGISALVYTSGYDGLIYSIGFLIGWPIILFLIAERLRNLGRYTFADVASYRLKQKPIRTLSACGSLVVVALYLIAQMVGAGKLIQLLFGLNYHVAVILVGILMVLYVLFGGMLATTWVQIIKAVLLLAGASFMALMVMESVNFDFNTLFAEAVKVHPKGLAIMSPGGLVSDPISALSLGLALMFGTAGLPHILMRFFTVSDAKEARKSVFYATGFIGYFYILTFIIGFGAILLVSPNPAFKDATGALLGGTNMAAVHLANAVGGNFFLGFISAVAFATILAVVAGLTLAGASAVSHDLYASVIKNGKATERDELRVSKITVVILGIVAIALGILFEKQNIAFMVGLAFSIAASCNFPIIILSMYWSRLTTRGAMIGGWLGLLTAVILMILGPTIWVQILGHEKPIYPYEYPALFSMIVAFVGTWLFSVTDSSLAGQQERERFRSQFVRSQTGLGISQGSSH